From the genome of Winogradskyella forsetii, one region includes:
- a CDS encoding zinc-dependent metalloprotease — protein MQREKNPILFEKNRAQIEAFTLNYRQNVAARSPLNTITVIPTIVHVIHNGEAIGTYPNISDVQILSAISNLNDAFKNQGIYTGTSFYNNPMDIEFVLARVTEDGSSTTGIERHDITGKPYASLYNSDGIKGDNTGVESEVLFKDYVWNPQDYMNIWIVNRIDGVDIGTDGTGTLGYATLPGTFPGVTDGLVCQARAFGYEPNYDPNNPSATPGFDFGTGPTNASGNGTADHEVGHYLNLLHTFTGDNNETTCPPVSGTIGVDDDGCPDIPPHIRTNSICPADSSTGNSCTGGSNEYIHNFMDYSSDPCFTGFSNDQRTRVHATIDGPRSAFKTSVGHEAPSGNYPATLTNTPNVTNSSNDGMGVYEITLNGNTYKSSSAYHDGYYINRVASQPATTLASNTAYAMTVKVGVDNAFDNELVDVYIDYNNDGTFATTERVYQTAAGNGKKNGDVFSFNFTTPTTGNFVDNQKLRMRVISGFDNNSDTLSSAYISDFGNIEDYSVIFNPKVTFTFDNNAWLPVNPIGVATANDDIIINTGTANMSANVSCSILTVNPGAALTVDSGVTVTTTTVNLNSTSQLFSSLIADGTVTGTVNYYRYVSQVVPIGTNDLISAPLDGQMFGAFATANPNLAASGTVRAFAPYNTSAGTFQNYDTNTNASTLINAGTGYRVGTTDGSTLNFTGTIRTNDVLDIPLSNAVAGSAWNLIGNPYPSYIDFDTFFNTNKTEFDSGSAYQAIYGYDGDASNGWTVWNLATIADETITELIAPGQGFFVKSKSDGGLVDFTTTMRRTGNSDDFIVGRNNSLNVALSKLNLNSSSNLASTHIYFIESTTRGLDIGYDAATYMENASEFVMYSNLVENNTGLGMAIQSLPYNDFNDVVVPLGMKAEANETLTISIGADSTLPSGINVYLEDTVETTFTLLNDDVYTFTSTAEINGTGRFYVHYSSEVLSTMENELDTLQIYASTNPKEMIVFGQLNAKTEANIFDIQGRLVLKKDLDQLSSTNHIDVSSLSTGIYIVKIISEDQVKTQKVIIK, from the coding sequence ATGCAACGTGAAAAAAATCCAATTCTATTTGAAAAAAATAGAGCTCAAATTGAAGCGTTTACACTTAATTACAGACAAAATGTTGCTGCTCGATCTCCACTTAATACAATAACCGTCATACCAACAATAGTACATGTAATTCATAATGGTGAAGCCATTGGCACCTATCCAAATATAAGTGACGTACAAATATTAAGTGCAATTTCTAATTTAAATGATGCCTTTAAGAATCAAGGTATTTATACTGGTACTTCTTTTTACAATAATCCTATGGATATTGAGTTCGTATTAGCAAGAGTAACAGAAGATGGAAGCTCAACAACGGGAATAGAAAGACATGACATTACTGGAAAACCTTATGCATCTCTCTATAATAGTGATGGTATTAAAGGTGACAACACAGGAGTAGAAAGTGAGGTTTTGTTTAAAGATTACGTATGGAATCCTCAAGATTACATGAATATTTGGATAGTAAACAGAATAGATGGTGTAGATATAGGAACTGATGGCACAGGTACTTTAGGTTACGCAACATTACCTGGAACTTTTCCTGGTGTTACGGATGGTCTAGTTTGCCAAGCAAGAGCATTTGGGTATGAGCCAAATTATGACCCAAACAATCCTTCAGCTACTCCAGGTTTTGATTTTGGTACTGGACCTACAAATGCTTCTGGAAATGGTACCGCAGATCACGAAGTTGGTCACTACTTAAACTTACTCCACACTTTTACTGGCGACAATAATGAAACAACGTGTCCTCCTGTCAGTGGAACGATTGGTGTGGATGATGATGGTTGCCCAGACATACCGCCACATATAAGAACTAACTCGATATGTCCTGCAGATAGTTCCACAGGAAACAGTTGTACTGGTGGATCAAATGAGTACATTCATAACTTTATGGATTATTCATCAGACCCTTGTTTTACAGGATTTTCAAATGACCAAAGAACAAGAGTACATGCAACTATAGATGGCCCAAGATCGGCATTTAAAACATCTGTAGGTCATGAAGCACCTTCAGGTAATTATCCTGCTACTTTAACCAATACTCCTAATGTTACGAATAGTTCAAATGATGGAATGGGTGTTTACGAGATAACTTTAAACGGTAATACGTACAAGTCATCTTCAGCTTATCATGATGGATATTACATAAACAGAGTTGCCTCTCAACCAGCAACGACTTTAGCCTCAAATACGGCGTATGCTATGACAGTAAAAGTAGGCGTTGACAATGCCTTTGATAATGAATTGGTAGATGTTTATATTGATTATAACAATGATGGTACTTTTGCCACTACTGAACGCGTATACCAAACAGCGGCAGGAAATGGGAAAAAGAATGGTGATGTTTTCTCCTTTAATTTTACAACGCCGACTACTGGTAATTTTGTAGATAACCAAAAGCTTAGAATGAGAGTCATTTCTGGTTTTGACAATAACTCTGATACATTAAGTTCTGCATACATCTCAGACTTTGGTAATATTGAAGATTATTCTGTTATATTCAATCCTAAAGTAACGTTCACTTTTGATAATAATGCTTGGCTGCCTGTTAATCCTATTGGAGTCGCTACAGCAAATGACGATATAATTATTAATACTGGAACTGCAAATATGTCGGCTAATGTAAGTTGCTCAATTTTAACAGTAAATCCTGGAGCTGCATTAACGGTTGATTCTGGTGTAACTGTTACCACAACAACAGTTAATTTAAACTCTACGTCACAGTTATTCTCAAGTCTAATAGCTGATGGTACTGTTACAGGAACTGTAAATTACTATAGATATGTTTCACAAGTAGTACCAATTGGTACAAACGACTTAATTTCTGCCCCATTAGATGGACAGATGTTTGGAGCTTTTGCAACAGCAAATCCTAACTTAGCTGCTTCTGGTACTGTAAGAGCATTTGCTCCTTATAATACAAGCGCTGGAACGTTTCAGAATTATGACACAAACACAAATGCTTCAACTTTAATAAATGCTGGTACAGGTTACCGCGTTGGAACAACAGATGGAAGCACATTAAACTTTACAGGAACTATTAGAACAAATGACGTACTTGATATACCTCTATCTAATGCTGTTGCTGGTTCTGCATGGAACCTTATAGGAAATCCTTATCCTTCGTATATAGATTTTGATACATTTTTCAATACCAATAAGACGGAGTTCGATTCTGGTAGTGCATACCAAGCCATTTATGGTTATGACGGAGATGCATCTAATGGATGGACCGTTTGGAATTTAGCTACAATTGCAGACGAAACCATTACAGAATTGATTGCACCTGGTCAAGGGTTCTTCGTAAAATCCAAGTCCGATGGAGGTTTGGTTGATTTTACTACCACCATGCGTCGTACAGGGAATTCTGATGATTTTATAGTTGGACGAAACAACTCGTTAAATGTTGCATTAAGTAAGTTAAATTTAAATAGCTCATCTAACTTAGCTTCTACACATATCTATTTCATTGAAAGTACAACCAGAGGTTTGGATATTGGATATGATGCAGCTACTTATATGGAAAATGCTTCCGAATTTGTAATGTATTCAAACCTTGTAGAAAACAATACAGGGTTAGGTATGGCAATTCAATCCTTACCATATAACGATTTCAATGATGTCGTTGTTCCTTTGGGAATGAAAGCGGAGGCTAATGAAACATTAACGATTTCTATTGGTGCTGACTCAACCTTGCCTTCAGGAATAAATGTTTATTTAGAAGATACTGTTGAAACCACATTCACCTTATTGAATGATGATGTCTATACATTTACGTCTACAGCCGAAATTAATGGAACTGGGCGTTTTTATGTTCATTATTCTTCAGAAGTTTTATCTACTATGGAAAATGAATTGGATACTTTGCAGATTTACGCTTCAACAAATCCAAAAGAAATGATAGTATTTGGCCAATTAAATGCAAAAACTGAGGCTAATATTTTCGATATTCAAGGACGATTGGTGTTGAAAAAAGATTTAGATCAATTAAGTTCAACAAATCATATTGATGTTTCTAGCTTATCTACTGGGATTTATATAGTAAAAATAATCAGTGAGGATCAAGTAA